CAGACCGGCGAGGTCGTCGCGAACGCGCTGGTTGCGCGACGGCTTCAACCACTGTCGCATCTTTCCCAGATAGCCCAGGCCGGCAGCCTCCACGAAGGAGAAGGAGGTGCCGGGCAACCGGGTCGCGGCAGACACCTGATTCGACAATCCGAAGCGTGTGCGGCGGGCCTCGCTCGCCGCGCCGCTCATGGTTCCGTCGCCTTGGCCGGCCGTTGCCGATACCGCATCCCTGACCTCCAGGGCAGGGGCCAGCAGGCCGGGAAGCTGCGGGCGCCGCGCCGACGTGGCCAGCGGCGTGTAAGCGACGGGAAGACCGAAGAACCCGGCGAAGCCGATGGTGCGGACCGCCGGCCAGATCGACTCGACGGCGCGGCGCAACGGCTCGCTGCGCACGTCGATGCAAAACGCAGCCTGGACTTCGATCTCCGATGCAGCGTGTTGGGTTGCCCGGGGCCCCCCGATCGCGACGAGCTTGCTGGCCAATTCGCGCTGGTAGCCGGCCTCGAAGGCGAACTGCCAGACCTCGTCGACCAGCAGCTGCGCGTGCGCATCGGCCAGCAGCGCTCCCGAATCTCGCCAGTTGCCTTGCACGGCCGCAAAGGCGCGACGCGCCGCTGCATCGTCCTTGCACTCGAGCAACAGCGCGCCCCATGCCAAGCGGATGGCGAGCAGGTCGCGCAGGTGTTCGTCGGACTGGCCGCCCAGCCGAGCCTGCCAGCCGAGGTAGGCGCACCAAGACGCCCAGCCGTTGACCGTCAGAAGTACCGCCTCCAGGTAGTCCGCCCACACCGCCTGCGGAAGGCCGAGCCGCTGCAGTACCCACGACTCGGCATCCTGGCGCGTGGCCGGCAGCGCCTCGAGCGACTGGCCGAGACTCGGCAGGCCCATCAGCACGCCGATGCCATGGTCGTGCGAGATCGTGTCTCGCCAGAAGGCATAGAGGCCCTGGCGATGATGTGGCCGCCAGTCCGCCTGATGCTCGTCGAAGTAGGCCGCGCAGGTCTGGCTGACCTGATGGGTGATCGCCTGACGCCACGACAGGCGATCATGACGCAACGGGTCGTCGTCGAGCACGTCGATCAGCAAGGGCAGGCGGGTGAGGTTGAGCGGACGCGTCAACGCCTCTATGCAGGTGCGCTCGGTCATGCCGGCCGCTTTCGCGGCCGGCAGGGCCTGCAATGCATACCGTAGATCTGCCGGCGTGATGCGCCCCGCTTCCCATGCCGCGCGGACGTGATCGCGCGACGGAAACACCTGGATATCGGCGAGCACCGCCATCCGGGCGGCCACCTCCCTCACGGAGCGGCCGATGCGCTCCCAGTAGGGATTGACGGCGATGGCGCGATCGAGCGGCCAGGCTGGCGCGATCGATCTGCATGCCGTCTCGCATGCCGCCTCGATATGCTGGCGCTGGTGTCCGCGAGGCGCAGGGTCGGTGCTGTTCGCGGAGCGGGCGGCCTCGTCTGCCGAGCGGGCCGCGCGGCGCTCATCACCTTTTTCGAGTGTTGCAATGCTCATGTGATTCTCCGGATAAGCGGCTCATTGCTCGGTGAGAACGGGCGACGCGCCCGCTGCCGGCCGCGGCCCTCGGGCGGCGTCGCGCGGCGCCCAGCGAGCCGGCCAGACGCGCAGGGCAAAGCGCGTGTAGAACTCGTCGACATAGAATCCCGCGTAGCTCCACCGCCACCATGTCGGAAAGCGTTGCGGGCTGCGCTGCAGCGTCGCCAGGCCGAGATAGAGCAGGGCGATGCCCGCTAGCGCGACCGGGCCCGCGATGCGGAACGGGGTATCCGTGACGCCGAGCGGAAGTTTGTGCGCGAGCGTGGCGACGGCCGTGAAGACCGCGACCAGCCCGGCACCGAAGAATAGGTGCGTCCCCGCGCGGGCGAACGCATTGCCTTGGGCCAGCGGTATCCAGAGTAGCGGCGCCCATGCCAGGGCAAGGATGCCGCTCCACCACCATGGCCAGTTGCCGAACGGCAGAAGCGCCTGCACGAGCACGACGACGGCGAGGCTGCCGGCCGGTGCAAGCACCAGGCTGAGGGGCGCCGCGTCGCTCCGACCGCGCATGATCCGAAGCCGGGTGTCCTGCACCGCAGACGACGCGGCAAGAAAACTGTGGGCCTTGTAGAGCGAGTGGCCGATCAGGTGCAGCGCGGCCAGCTGATACAGGCCGAGGCCGCACTCGAGCACCATGAAGCCCATCTGTGCCACGGTGGACCACGCCAAACGCACTTTGATACTGATGCGCGTCAGCATGACGAACCCGGCCAGGAACGCGGTGCCGAGGCCGAATGCGACCAGCAGCCAGCGCGCGGCAGGGGCGACCGCAAGCAGCGGTGCGAAGCGCATCAGCAGGTAGCCGGCAAGATTGACGACGCCGGCATGCAGCAGTGCCGAGACCGGCGTCGGCGCCTCCATGACCTGAATCAACCACCCGTGGACGGGAAAGAGCGCCGTGCGCAAGACGATCGCCAGTACCAGGCAGACCGCACTCGCCTGCAAGGGCGCCGACGCGCCATACATCGCAATATGCTCTCGAAGTGCGGCGAACGTCCCGCTGCCCACTTGCGACCACGCCATTGCCGCCGCCGCCAGCAGCAGCAGGTCGGTCAGGCGGTCGGCGATCCGCTTCTTGTGTGCCGCCAGCAGCGCAAACGGACGATTCCGATAGAAGCACAGCAGATGGTGCAGCGATGCGCCGACACCGGCCCAGGCAGCGATCAGGAGCAGCCAGTGGCCGGACAGCAGGAGCACGTGCACCGACGCCAGGACCCCGGCCAACGCAGCCGCGTAGCGCGGCTGCCCCGGTTCTCCTTGCAGATAGCGCCCGGAGAAGACGCCGATCACGGTGCCGAGCAGCTGCACCAGCGCGGCCATCCAGGCGGCGAGCGGCGTCACTTCGATCCAGGCGGTCCACCCGCCCTCATGAGCCGCGGCGCGCTCGTGAAGCGTCGCCAGCACGACCGGCTGGATCAACACGATCAACAACGCGACCGCTGCCAGCCGGTGGAAGGGTTTCCACACGTCGCGGCCGTCATCGGGCCGCCATGCCAGTCGACCCGCGGCTGTCGACATGAGCGCCGCCGGCGCCAATGCGCAGAGGAATAAGACGAGGTGGGTGGGAATCATGGCGAACCTCTCGCAAAACAATGCGATAGATGATGTCCGACGCCAATTATTCTGTAAAATATATTTTATAGAACGAATACATTGATAAAAGAGAACGATGCGGATCGAACATCTGAACTTTCACCACCTCTTCTACTTCTGGCGCGTGGCTCGCACCGGCCATCTGACTCAGGCGGCGGGCGAGCTTCACATTTCTCAATCGGCCCTCTCCGCCCAGATCAGACAGTTGGAAGACCGGCTGGGCGAGGCGTTGTTCGAGCGCGAAAAGCGGCGTCTGATTTTGACGGACACCGGCCGAATGGTTTTCACGTATGCCGAAAACATCTTCGGCCTTGGGCAGGAAATGCTGGGTAGGCTCCAGGGCCGCTCGGAAGGCATGGTTCGCTTGCGCGTGGGCAGCGTCGCCACGGTCTCACGCAACTATCAGGAAAACTGGATTCGACCGCTTCTCAGTGATCCAGCCGTGACGCTCACGCTGGAATCGGGCACGCTCGACGGACTCGTCGAGCGGCTCCGGCAGCATCAACTGGATATCGTGCTGGCCAATGAACCCCTGCCGTCGGACCCCGATCAACCGCTCCATTGCAGTTTCCTGGGCAGTCAAGCCATCTCGCTGGTCGGGCCTGCGAGCACTTGGCATGGCCGCAGCCTGCGTGTGCCCGACGACCTGGGCGGGCTCGATGTGGCGTTGCCCGGGCCGCGCCACGCCTTGCGCGCGCAGTTCGACGCGCTGTGCACGTCGGTTGGTGTAAAACCGCGCATCAGGGCGGAGGTCGACGATATGGCGATGCTGCGGCTCATAGCTCGGGACAGTGGCTGGCTGACGGTGCTGCCCGAAGTGGTGGTACAAGACGAGTTGCGACAGGGCGTACTGGTCAGCGTGGGAGAAACGCCTGAGCTTCAGGAGCACTTCTACGCGATTACGACGCCCCATCGGCATCGCATCGAACGCCTCGAAGAATTGTTTGCGGGCGCCACGCTTCCCGAGCCGAACCTGCTCGGCGCGATTTCATCGCCCAGGCACGCGCCTGTTTCGCCCAAGTCGTAATATTGGTTGCATAAACAACGAATCAATACCATGGCCGCGCGGATGCAGTGGCGCCATTGCCGCCCGCTCCGGGCCCGGCCGTACCCGCCTCTCTGCCGTGGTGCGAGCGCGGGGAGGCGCTCCCGCGCGCTCACCGCCCTGCCGATCATCCGGAATGCGGCGACCGACCCGCCAATCAGGCAGGCCAGCGCCGCGTGGACGGCCGCCGCTGCCTGGGCCGCGCCGCATCGACCATGCGGCGGATATCGGGCGATTCGGATGCGGGGACGCCTCCGGTGATCCTGTTACGCATTCCGGCGGCGGCCGGCCGGCACCGTTACGCTGCCAGCCCGCCGCGGCTCAATCGCGGCATCGCGCTCGGTGCCGGGGCGGCCGGCGCCTGCCGGCTCGGCTTGGCGGCCTCGATCCGAAACACCGCAACCGCCTGGCGCAGCACCCCTGCCTGATCGGCCAGCGCTTGCGCCGAGGCCGAGGCCTGCTCCACCAGCGCCGCGTTTTGCTGCGTGACCTCGTCCATTTGACTGACCGCCACGTTCACCTGCTCGATCCCCCTGCCCTGCTCCGTCGATGCCGAGGCCACTTCCTCGATGATGTCGGTCACCTGCTGCACCGAGCGCACCACGTCGGTCATCGTCGAGCCCGCCTCCCGCACCAGTCGCGAGCCCGTGCCCACATGCTCCACCGACGCGCTGATCAGATCCTTGATCTCCTTGGCCGCCGTCGCGCTGCGCTGCGCCAGCGTGCGCACCTCGCCCGCCACCACCGCGAAGCCCCGCCCCTGCTCGCCGGCTCGCGCCGCCTCCACCGCCGCGTTGAGCGCCAGGATATTGGTCTGGAACGCGATGCCTTCGATCACCGCGATGATCTCGGCCACGCGCAGCGAACTCGAGGAAATGTCCTCCATCGTCGACACCACCCTGTTCACGACATCACCGCCGGCGGTGGCCGTAGCCGACGCATTCGCGGCCAGCGAGCTGCCCTTGCGGGCGTTGTCGGTGTTCTGCCGGACCGCCGAGGTCAACTGCTCCATGCTCGCCGCGGTTTCCTCCAGCGAGGCCGCCTGCTCCTCGGTGCGCTGCGAGAGGTCGACGTTGCCTTGCGCGATTTCGCCAGCGGCAACCGCGATCGATTCGGCCGATGCCTTGATGTCCGCCACCATTTCACCCAGTCGCCCCCGCATCGACTCGAGCGATGCCATCAGGCTGTGCGTATCGCCCTCCTCGATCTGCAGGCTCACGGTCAGATCGCCGGCCGCGATGCGGCGCGCCACCTCCTGCGCCGCGGCCGGCTCGCCGCCCAATTGCCTCAGGATGCCGCGCGTGATGAAAAAGGCGGCGAGCGAGCCGACGGCCAATGCCAGCGCGACGAACGTCCATGTCGCCGCCTGCATGCGCTCCGAGCTCGCCTGGGCCGCCTGGGCCGCCTGGTCGTTTTGGGCATCCTCGATATCGGCGAGTTCATCGAGTCGCGCAATCCAGGTGTTTGATGGCCGACGGGCCTCGCCCGTCAAGACCCGGATCATGCCGGC
The window above is part of the Burkholderia glumae LMG 2196 = ATCC 33617 genome. Proteins encoded here:
- a CDS encoding NADH-quinone oxidoreductase subunit L; translation: MIPTHLVLFLCALAPAALMSTAAGRLAWRPDDGRDVWKPFHRLAAVALLIVLIQPVVLATLHERAAAHEGGWTAWIEVTPLAAWMAALVQLLGTVIGVFSGRYLQGEPGQPRYAAALAGVLASVHVLLLSGHWLLLIAAWAGVGASLHHLLCFYRNRPFALLAAHKKRIADRLTDLLLLAAAAMAWSQVGSGTFAALREHIAMYGASAPLQASAVCLVLAIVLRTALFPVHGWLIQVMEAPTPVSALLHAGVVNLAGYLLMRFAPLLAVAPAARWLLVAFGLGTAFLAGFVMLTRISIKVRLAWSTVAQMGFMVLECGLGLYQLAALHLIGHSLYKAHSFLAASSAVQDTRLRIMRGRSDAAPLSLVLAPAGSLAVVVLVQALLPFGNWPWWWSGILALAWAPLLWIPLAQGNAFARAGTHLFFGAGLVAVFTAVATLAHKLPLGVTDTPFRIAGPVALAGIALLYLGLATLQRSPQRFPTWWRWSYAGFYVDEFYTRFALRVWPARWAPRDAARGPRPAAGASPVLTEQ
- a CDS encoding methyl-accepting chemotaxis protein; translated protein: MEKMKVSTRLALGFGLVLFLLLLISAGAYHAERTLAASLYEITSLNNVEARLANRMKSTVRDRAIAVRNVALSTDPAERDRQSARIDKQEQAYADAYAKLASVFAREPSISDRERDLLAKLKDDEAATKPLWAKAVALGRANDNAGMIRVLTGEARRPSNTWIARLDELADIEDAQNDQAAQAAQASSERMQAATWTFVALALAVGSLAAFFITRGILRQLGGEPAAAQEVARRIAAGDLTVSLQIEEGDTHSLMASLESMRGRLGEMVADIKASAESIAVAAGEIAQGNVDLSQRTEEQAASLEETAASMEQLTSAVRQNTDNARKGSSLAANASATATAGGDVVNRVVSTMEDISSSSLRVAEIIAVIEGIAFQTNILALNAAVEAARAGEQGRGFAVVAGEVRTLAQRSATAAKEIKDLISASVEHVGTGSRLVREAGSTMTDVVRSVQQVTDIIEEVASASTEQGRGIEQVNVAVSQMDEVTQQNAALVEQASASAQALADQAGVLRQAVAVFRIEAAKPSRQAPAAPAPSAMPRLSRGGLAA
- a CDS encoding LysR family transcriptional regulator — encoded protein: MRIEHLNFHHLFYFWRVARTGHLTQAAGELHISQSALSAQIRQLEDRLGEALFEREKRRLILTDTGRMVFTYAENIFGLGQEMLGRLQGRSEGMVRLRVGSVATVSRNYQENWIRPLLSDPAVTLTLESGTLDGLVERLRQHQLDIVLANEPLPSDPDQPLHCSFLGSQAISLVGPASTWHGRSLRVPDDLGGLDVALPGPRHALRAQFDALCTSVGVKPRIRAEVDDMAMLRLIARDSGWLTVLPEVVVQDELRQGVLVSVGETPELQEHFYAITTPHRHRIERLEELFAGATLPEPNLLGAISSPRHAPVSPKS
- a CDS encoding YbcC family protein, giving the protein MSIATLEKGDERRAARSADEAARSANSTDPAPRGHQRQHIEAACETACRSIAPAWPLDRAIAVNPYWERIGRSVREVAARMAVLADIQVFPSRDHVRAAWEAGRITPADLRYALQALPAAKAAGMTERTCIEALTRPLNLTRLPLLIDVLDDDPLRHDRLSWRQAITHQVSQTCAAYFDEHQADWRPHHRQGLYAFWRDTISHDHGIGVLMGLPSLGQSLEALPATRQDAESWVLQRLGLPQAVWADYLEAVLLTVNGWASWCAYLGWQARLGGQSDEHLRDLLAIRLAWGALLLECKDDAAARRAFAAVQGNWRDSGALLADAHAQLLVDEVWQFAFEAGYQRELASKLVAIGGPRATQHAASEIEVQAAFCIDVRSEPLRRAVESIWPAVRTIGFAGFFGLPVAYTPLATSARRPQLPGLLAPALEVRDAVSATAGQGDGTMSGAASEARRTRFGLSNQVSAATRLPGTSFSFVEAAGLGYLGKMRQWLKPSRNQRVRDDLAGLPNRYKALCRPTLAGTDYETKVDLAASVLRGMGIERTLAPLVVLIGHASQSVNNAHAAALDCGACCGQSGEVNARALAQILNDPMVHAGLEQRGIVVPRETTFVAALHNTTTDEIEGFDLDLLSPSAAARWDKLLGVFGHACDQVRRERAVRLGLDPRMEADRLLARLRERANDGAQTRPEWGLAGNAAFIIAPRRRSLGAVLDGRCFLHDYDCTHDTEGRRLEQLMTAPMIVAHWINWQYHASTCDPSHMGCGNKVLHNVVGGHIGVFEGNSGDLRIGLSKQSLHDGRRWMHEPLRLTVIIDAPGAAIERVIDQHPTVRQLLHNGWLHLWRFGESGLLRFSDGAWHELEMGLESSAFPAPRIGIRRGGGPVRHDSGSGVDTAPAAG